A region of Chlamydia crocodili DNA encodes the following proteins:
- the dnaE gene encoding DNA polymerase III subunit alpha: MTWIPLHCHSQYSILDATSSIKSFVAKAKEYQIPSLALTDHGNLYGAIEFYKECQQNDIKPIIGCEIYVAPTSRFDKKKEKKSRVANHLILLCKNEQGYRNLCLLSSLAFTEGFYYFPRIDRELLSQYSEGLICLSACLSGSVAQAALESEEALEKDLRWYQNLFGDDFYSEIQLHKMPEEKIVSLGEEWLKHEYHQFVEAQIKVNQALLKTSEHLGIRSVATNDIHYIHPNDWLAHEILINVQLGETIRIAKQNTYIPNPKRKVFRSREYYFKSPEEMAILFADHPETISNTLEVADKCNLKLNLSNKHYPIYVPEFLKEKQTYTEEERYEASSAFLRELCEQGLSTKYNLEQLSHISKKFPDRDPLELVKERLEMEMSIIIPKGMCDYLLIVWDIIRWAKDNGIPVGPGRGSGAGSVMLFLLGITEIEPIRFDLFFERFINPERLSYPDIDIDICMAGRERVINYATERHGKDNVAQIITFGTMKAKMAVKDVGRTLDVSLSKVNHIAKHIPELNTTLAKALETDPHLNELYTNDSEAAQVIDMAMHLEGSIRNTGVHAAGVIICGDRLTNHIPICISKDSTMITTQFSMKPVESVGMLKVDFLGLKTLTSIHIAIHAIQKKTGKLLEMASLPLDDKTTFALLHQGKTMGIFQMESKGMQELAKNLRPDSFEEIIAIGALYRPGPMDMIPSFINRKHGKEIIEYDHPLMESILKETYGIMVYQEQVMQIAGSLASYSLGEGDVLRRAMGKKDIKQMLQERTKFCERACKNGINADLATTIFDKMEKFASYGFNKSHAAAYGLITYTTAYLKANYPKEWLAALLTCDSDDIEKVGKLIHEAHSMDICILPPDINESGTNFVATDRGIRFAMGAIRGIGKGLVESIVEEREKRGPYQSIQDFIQRSDLKKVTKKHTENLIDAGCFDVFEPDRDIAQATLETLYDTISKEKKEAATGVMTFFSLNTMHQEHPVALTPVTNVVPRSKKEILKKEKELLGIYLTEHPMDAVKDILPQLSVVSPGEFENLPHGSVIRTIFIIDKVTTRISSKGQRKFALLRVNDGVDSYELPIWPEMYAEQQELLEEDRLIYAILSIDKRSESLRLSCRWMRDLSLINENLLQECDDMFDKIKSQMQKMSYLNLETNKDTNQRKTSTMSKTTDNQSQASIVKLSLDLGQLRHSHLCVLKQIIRKYPGSRTLSLVFTKDNERVASISPDADYFVSEDTSGLQKDLENSQLPVRFIAV; encoded by the coding sequence GTGACTTGGATACCTCTTCACTGTCATTCTCAATATTCCATTCTAGATGCTACAAGCTCGATTAAGAGCTTCGTAGCAAAGGCAAAGGAATATCAAATTCCTTCTCTAGCATTAACAGATCATGGAAATTTATACGGGGCTATTGAATTTTATAAAGAGTGTCAACAAAACGACATTAAGCCTATCATTGGTTGTGAAATTTATGTGGCTCCGACTTCACGTTTCGATAAGAAAAAAGAGAAAAAAAGCCGCGTAGCAAATCATCTCATTCTTTTATGTAAAAATGAACAGGGATATCGCAATCTCTGCTTATTGTCTTCCCTAGCATTCACTGAAGGCTTTTATTATTTCCCTAGAATAGATAGAGAACTTCTCAGTCAATATTCTGAGGGTCTTATTTGTCTATCTGCCTGTCTATCTGGCTCTGTAGCTCAAGCTGCTTTAGAATCTGAAGAAGCTCTTGAAAAAGATCTCCGCTGGTATCAAAACCTATTTGGTGATGACTTCTATAGCGAAATCCAACTTCATAAAATGCCTGAGGAGAAAATTGTCTCCTTGGGAGAAGAATGGTTAAAACACGAGTATCATCAATTTGTCGAGGCTCAAATAAAAGTTAATCAGGCTCTATTAAAAACCAGTGAGCATTTAGGAATTCGTTCAGTAGCTACTAATGATATTCATTACATCCACCCCAATGACTGGTTGGCGCATGAGATTCTTATTAATGTACAACTAGGGGAAACAATAAGGATTGCAAAACAAAATACATATATCCCCAATCCGAAGAGAAAAGTGTTTCGCAGTAGAGAATATTATTTTAAATCTCCAGAAGAAATGGCAATTTTGTTTGCTGATCATCCAGAAACAATCTCCAATACTTTAGAAGTTGCAGATAAATGTAATCTTAAATTGAATCTTTCGAATAAGCACTACCCTATTTACGTTCCTGAGTTTCTTAAAGAAAAACAAACATATACGGAAGAAGAACGTTACGAAGCTTCTTCAGCTTTTCTTCGCGAGCTTTGCGAACAAGGATTATCTACAAAATATAATCTGGAACAACTTAGTCATATCTCTAAAAAATTTCCTGATAGAGATCCTTTAGAATTAGTTAAAGAACGCTTGGAAATGGAAATGTCAATTATCATCCCTAAAGGGATGTGTGACTACCTCCTTATTGTTTGGGATATTATTCGTTGGGCAAAAGATAATGGAATCCCTGTAGGCCCTGGACGAGGTTCTGGAGCAGGATCTGTCATGTTATTCTTACTAGGAATCACAGAAATAGAACCTATCCGCTTCGATCTGTTCTTTGAAAGATTTATTAATCCCGAGCGTTTATCCTATCCCGATATCGATATTGATATTTGTATGGCAGGGCGAGAACGCGTTATCAATTATGCGACAGAACGCCATGGAAAAGATAACGTAGCTCAGATTATTACGTTTGGAACTATGAAAGCCAAAATGGCTGTGAAAGATGTGGGGAGGACTTTAGACGTTTCTCTTTCTAAAGTTAACCACATCGCCAAACATATTCCAGAACTTAATACTACATTAGCAAAAGCTTTGGAAACAGATCCTCATCTAAATGAGTTGTACACCAATGATTCTGAGGCTGCTCAGGTTATTGATATGGCGATGCATCTAGAAGGATCTATCCGCAATACAGGGGTACATGCTGCTGGAGTCATTATCTGTGGAGATCGTTTAACTAATCATATCCCTATCTGTATTTCTAAAGATTCTACAATGATTACCACACAATTTTCCATGAAACCTGTGGAAAGTGTGGGAATGCTTAAAGTGGACTTCCTGGGATTAAAAACTTTAACGAGTATCCATATTGCTATTCACGCAATCCAAAAGAAAACCGGCAAGTTATTAGAAATGGCCTCTCTTCCTTTGGATGATAAAACAACATTTGCTCTTTTGCATCAAGGTAAGACAATGGGGATATTCCAAATGGAATCTAAAGGAATGCAGGAGTTAGCAAAAAATCTTCGCCCCGATTCCTTCGAAGAAATCATCGCTATAGGTGCTTTATATCGTCCTGGCCCTATGGATATGATTCCCTCCTTCATTAATCGAAAGCATGGCAAAGAAATCATAGAATACGATCACCCTCTTATGGAGTCTATTCTCAAAGAAACCTACGGCATTATGGTTTACCAAGAGCAGGTTATGCAAATTGCCGGATCCCTAGCAAGCTATTCCCTAGGGGAAGGTGATGTCTTACGTCGTGCCATGGGGAAAAAAGATATTAAACAGATGCTTCAAGAGCGTACAAAGTTTTGTGAACGCGCATGCAAAAATGGTATCAACGCAGATTTAGCAACAACCATTTTTGATAAAATGGAAAAATTTGCTTCCTACGGCTTTAACAAGTCCCATGCAGCTGCTTATGGATTAATTACCTATACAACTGCATATCTTAAAGCAAACTACCCTAAAGAATGGTTAGCAGCTCTTCTTACCTGCGACTCTGATGATATTGAGAAAGTAGGGAAACTCATTCACGAAGCACATAGTATGGATATCTGTATCCTCCCTCCTGACATTAATGAGTCCGGAACAAACTTTGTTGCTACAGATAGAGGTATTCGTTTTGCTATGGGAGCCATTCGAGGTATAGGTAAGGGCCTTGTAGAAAGTATCGTTGAAGAAAGAGAGAAACGCGGGCCATATCAAAGCATTCAAGATTTTATCCAACGTTCTGATTTAAAGAAGGTCACCAAGAAGCACACAGAAAACTTAATCGATGCGGGATGTTTCGATGTTTTTGAGCCTGATAGAGACATTGCTCAAGCCACTTTAGAAACTCTCTATGACACAATATCCAAAGAGAAGAAAGAAGCTGCTACCGGAGTTATGACATTCTTTTCTTTAAATACTATGCATCAAGAACATCCTGTAGCGTTAACTCCAGTTACAAATGTTGTTCCTAGATCAAAAAAAGAAATACTTAAGAAAGAGAAAGAGTTATTAGGTATTTATCTTACTGAGCATCCTATGGATGCTGTTAAAGATATTTTACCCCAACTCTCTGTTGTCAGCCCAGGAGAGTTTGAAAATCTCCCCCACGGTTCGGTAATTCGGACCATATTCATTATCGACAAAGTCACAACACGAATTTCTTCAAAAGGGCAAAGAAAATTTGCTTTACTACGTGTTAACGACGGTGTTGACTCTTATGAATTACCTATATGGCCAGAAATGTATGCTGAACAACAGGAACTTTTAGAAGAAGATCGTTTAATTTATGCTATTTTATCTATCGATAAACGTAGTGAATCTTTACGCTTATCTTGCCGATGGATGAGGGACCTATCTCTTATTAATGAAAATCTCCTTCAAGAATGCGACGATATGTTTGATAAGATTAAAAGTCAGATGCAGAAAATGTCGTATTTAAACTTAGAAACTAATAAAGATACGAATCAGAGGAAAACATCTACTATGTCAAAAACTACTGATAATCAATCTCAAGCTTCTATAGTTAAATTATCTCTTGATCTTGGACAATTACGCCATAGCCACCTTTGCGTATTAAAACAAATCATACGCAAATATCCCGGATCTCGCACTCTCTCTCTAGTTTTCACAAAGGATAATGAGCGCGTGGCCTCCATCTCTCCTGATGCAGACTATTTTGTCTCTGAAGATACTAGCGGCCTTCAGAAGGACTTAGAGAATTCTCAACTTCCTGTTCGGTTTATTGCTGTTTAA
- the pgtP gene encoding MFS transporter — translation MNIWTKFFQPPKHIKELDDPELVKKQYKYWRIRIFYSMFIGYVFYYFTRKSFTFAMPTLMTDLGFDKAQLGIIGSTLYISYGVSKFVSGVMSDQSNPRYFMALGLIITGLTNIFFGMSSSILLFALWWGLNGWFQGWGWPPCARLLTHWYSKSERGTWWSVWSTSHNIGGALIPILTGFAIDCCGWRGAMFIPGVLCIIMGFVLINRLRDTPQSLGLPAIEKHRKEQESHKHEETTADILEEEAEKELSTKEILFTYVLKNKWIWLLSFASFFIYVVRMAVNDWSALFLIETKRYVAVKANFCVSLFEIGGLFGMLIAGWLSDKISKGKRGPMNVVFSLGLLFSILGMWYGRNQDMWWLDGTLLFVIGFFLFGPQMMIGLAAAELSHKKAAGTASGFAGWFAYFGAAFAGYPLGKIAQDWGWRGFFIALLGCALIALVLFLPTWNASERSLQTKK, via the coding sequence ATGAATATTTGGACCAAATTCTTTCAGCCTCCCAAGCACATTAAAGAACTTGATGATCCAGAATTAGTCAAAAAACAATACAAGTATTGGAGAATTCGAATCTTCTACAGCATGTTTATAGGGTATGTCTTCTACTATTTCACAAGGAAGAGTTTTACCTTTGCCATGCCCACACTGATGACGGACCTTGGTTTTGATAAAGCACAATTAGGAATCATCGGAAGTACTTTATACATCAGCTATGGCGTTAGTAAATTCGTTAGCGGTGTCATGTCTGATCAGTCAAATCCTCGTTATTTCATGGCGTTGGGTTTAATTATCACAGGACTTACGAACATTTTCTTCGGAATGTCCTCTTCAATCTTGTTATTTGCTTTATGGTGGGGGCTTAATGGTTGGTTTCAAGGATGGGGCTGGCCTCCATGTGCTCGTCTACTAACTCACTGGTATTCAAAATCTGAAAGAGGCACTTGGTGGAGTGTGTGGAGCACTTCACATAACATTGGTGGAGCTTTAATTCCTATTCTTACGGGATTTGCTATTGATTGTTGTGGTTGGCGTGGGGCTATGTTTATCCCAGGCGTACTATGTATTATCATGGGATTTGTTTTAATCAATCGTCTTCGTGATACACCACAATCCTTAGGTCTTCCTGCCATTGAAAAACATAGGAAAGAACAGGAGTCTCATAAGCATGAAGAAACAACGGCAGATATTTTAGAAGAAGAAGCTGAAAAAGAATTATCTACTAAAGAAATTCTCTTTACCTATGTTCTGAAGAACAAGTGGATCTGGTTACTATCTTTTGCTTCATTTTTCATTTACGTTGTTCGTATGGCTGTAAATGATTGGAGCGCGTTATTCTTGATTGAGACAAAACGTTACGTTGCTGTTAAAGCTAATTTCTGCGTTTCTCTATTTGAAATCGGTGGGCTTTTCGGTATGTTAATTGCCGGATGGTTATCTGATAAGATTTCCAAGGGCAAGCGCGGTCCGATGAATGTTGTATTTTCTTTAGGATTATTATTTTCAATTTTAGGCATGTGGTATGGTCGAAATCAAGATATGTGGTGGTTAGACGGCACCTTACTCTTCGTCATTGGTTTCTTCCTATTTGGGCCTCAAATGATGATTGGTTTAGCGGCTGCGGAATTATCTCATAAAAAAGCTGCTGGGACCGCTAGTGGTTTCGCAGGTTGGTTTGCTTATTTTGGAGCAGCATTTGCGGGCTATCCTTTAGGGAAAATCGCACAAGATTGGGGCTGGAGAGGTTTCTTCATTGCTCTTCTAGGTTGTGCTTTAATTGCTTTGGTTTTATTCCTTCCTACATGGAATGCCTCCGAGAGAAGTTTACAAACTAAAAAGTAA
- the hisS gene encoding histidine--tRNA ligase, translating to MKVALPKGVFDIFPYITDAKHMWRHTSLWHRVEDVIHEVCDLYGFSEIRTPVFEKSEVFLHVGEQSDIVRKEMYTFLDKKGRSLTLRPEGTAPIVRSFIDNPMSQRDDNKFYYILPMFRYERQQSGRYRQHHQFGLEAIGVRHPLRDAEVLSLLWHFYSAVGLQHMQIQLNFLGGEITRKRYDQVLREYFLQYLDSLSSLSKERFNTNLLRILDSKEPEDQEIIKSAPPILDYISDEDRKYFDEILSALNILNIPHSINPRLVRGLDYYTDVVFEAVTTFGGHSYALGGGGRYDGLIGASGGPATPACGFGVGLERVIQTLLAQGDLTLPSSQKLRLIPVDSEADSFCFVWAQHLRSLGIPTEVDWTHKKLKIALKTADAEKVTFVCPIGERELLSEELTVKNMSLRQEFSGSKQEIEQRLLYEIQNTSL from the coding sequence GTGAAAGTAGCTTTACCTAAAGGGGTTTTCGATATATTCCCTTATATTACTGATGCAAAACATATGTGGAGACATACTTCCTTATGGCATCGGGTGGAAGATGTTATTCATGAAGTATGTGATTTATATGGGTTTTCAGAGATCCGTACACCTGTTTTCGAAAAGTCTGAGGTGTTTTTACATGTTGGAGAGCAAAGCGACATTGTAAGAAAAGAAATGTATACTTTTCTGGATAAGAAAGGACGGTCATTAACACTACGGCCTGAGGGAACAGCTCCGATAGTACGCTCATTCATAGATAATCCTATGAGTCAACGCGACGACAATAAGTTTTATTATATCCTTCCTATGTTCCGTTATGAGCGTCAACAATCGGGAAGATACCGTCAGCACCATCAATTCGGTTTAGAAGCTATAGGAGTGCGACATCCTCTTCGTGATGCGGAAGTTCTAAGTTTGCTTTGGCATTTTTATTCTGCAGTAGGTTTGCAACACATGCAAATTCAATTAAACTTTTTAGGTGGAGAGATCACGCGTAAGCGCTATGATCAGGTTTTGCGCGAATATTTTCTCCAATATTTAGACTCCTTATCTTCTTTAAGCAAGGAAAGGTTTAATACAAATCTATTGAGAATATTAGATTCTAAAGAACCAGAAGACCAAGAGATTATTAAATCCGCGCCTCCGATTCTTGACTATATTTCGGATGAAGATCGAAAGTATTTTGATGAAATTCTTTCTGCTTTAAACATTTTGAATATTCCTCACTCTATTAATCCAAGATTGGTTCGAGGTTTAGATTACTATACCGATGTAGTTTTTGAAGCGGTCACGACATTCGGAGGCCACTCCTATGCTTTGGGAGGAGGTGGACGTTATGATGGATTGATTGGTGCATCTGGGGGGCCAGCTACTCCTGCTTGTGGTTTTGGAGTTGGTCTAGAAAGGGTGATTCAAACATTATTAGCCCAAGGAGATCTAACTCTTCCATCTTCCCAGAAATTGCGTTTGATTCCTGTTGATTCGGAAGCAGATTCTTTTTGTTTTGTTTGGGCGCAACATTTACGTAGTTTGGGAATCCCTACAGAAGTAGATTGGACACACAAGAAATTGAAAATCGCTTTAAAAACAGCAGATGCAGAGAAAGTAACTTTTGTTTGTCCAATAGGAGAAAGAGAATTGCTTTCTGAGGAATTGACCGTTAAAAATATGTCTTTACGTCAAGAATTCTCTGGTTCAAAGCAAGAGATAGAGCAAAGGTTGCTATATGAAATACAGAACACATCGTTGTAA
- the aspS gene encoding aspartate--tRNA ligase, protein MKYRTHRCNELSLSNVGERVRVSGWVHRYRNHGGVVFIDLRDRFGITQIVCREDEKPELHQLVDSVRSEWVLSVEGSVCRRLEGMENSNLATGDIEVDIEKVDILSRARNLPFSISDEHIHVNEELRLEYRYLDMRRGQILDRLIYRHKVMLACRQYMDGQGFTEVVTPVLGKSTPEGARDYLVPSRIYPGSFYALPQSPQLFKQILMVGGLDRYFQIATCFRDEDLRADRQPEFSQIDIEMSFATPEDLFPIIEQLVVEMFAVQGIRIDLPLPRMTYQEAKDLYGTDKPDLRFGLQLHDCREHAKQFSFSIFLDQLAQGGSIKGFCVPGGADISRKQLDIYTEFVKRYGAMGLVWIKKQENGLASNVAKFASEEVFEAMFADFGAEDNDILLLIAAPESVANQSLDHLRRLIAKERNLYNESQYNFVWITDFPLFAKEDGKICSEHHPFTSPLDEDIPLLDTDPLSVRSSSYDLVLNGYEIASGSQRIHNADLQNKIFSILELSPESIKEKFGFFIDALSFGTPPHLGIALGLDRIMMVLTGAEGIREVIAFPKTQKAADLMMNAPAEIMTSQLKELNIKVTS, encoded by the coding sequence ATGAAATACAGAACACATCGTTGTAATGAGTTGTCCCTAAGCAATGTTGGAGAACGTGTACGCGTATCCGGATGGGTACATCGTTACCGTAATCATGGGGGTGTCGTTTTTATAGATTTACGAGATCGTTTTGGGATTACACAAATAGTCTGTCGTGAAGATGAGAAACCTGAATTACATCAGCTAGTTGATTCTGTTCGCTCGGAGTGGGTCTTGTCTGTAGAAGGCTCTGTATGCCGACGCTTAGAGGGTATGGAAAACTCTAATTTAGCTACAGGTGACATTGAAGTAGATATTGAAAAAGTGGATATTTTGTCAAGAGCTAGAAATCTGCCTTTTTCTATCTCTGATGAGCATATCCATGTGAATGAGGAATTGCGATTAGAATATCGTTATTTAGATATGCGTCGAGGTCAGATTTTAGACCGGTTGATCTATCGTCATAAGGTTATGTTGGCTTGCCGTCAATATATGGATGGGCAAGGTTTCACTGAGGTTGTTACTCCTGTTCTAGGTAAATCTACTCCTGAAGGAGCTAGAGATTATCTAGTTCCTTCTAGAATATATCCTGGAAGTTTTTATGCTTTGCCTCAGTCGCCACAACTATTTAAACAGATTCTTATGGTGGGTGGTTTAGATCGATATTTTCAAATAGCTACTTGCTTTAGAGATGAAGATCTCCGAGCTGATCGTCAACCTGAATTCTCTCAAATTGATATTGAGATGAGTTTTGCTACTCCCGAGGATCTTTTCCCTATTATTGAACAACTAGTAGTTGAAATGTTTGCTGTTCAGGGAATTAGAATAGATCTTCCCCTGCCCAGAATGACGTATCAAGAAGCAAAAGATTTGTATGGAACAGATAAACCAGATCTTCGATTTGGATTGCAATTACATGATTGTCGAGAGCACGCAAAGCAATTTTCTTTCTCTATATTTTTAGATCAACTTGCACAAGGAGGCTCAATAAAAGGTTTTTGTGTCCCTGGTGGTGCGGATATTTCGCGTAAACAGCTTGATATTTACACAGAGTTTGTGAAGCGCTATGGCGCTATGGGATTGGTTTGGATTAAGAAGCAGGAAAATGGTCTAGCTTCTAATGTTGCTAAATTTGCTTCTGAAGAAGTTTTTGAAGCTATGTTTGCGGACTTCGGAGCTGAAGATAATGACATCTTACTTTTGATAGCAGCTCCAGAATCTGTAGCTAACCAATCTTTGGATCATTTACGTAGGTTGATTGCTAAAGAGCGTAATTTATATAACGAATCACAATACAATTTTGTTTGGATTACAGATTTTCCGCTATTTGCTAAAGAAGATGGAAAGATATGTTCGGAACACCATCCGTTTACCTCTCCTTTAGATGAAGATATTCCTTTATTGGATACAGATCCTTTATCCGTACGTTCTTCGAGTTATGACTTGGTTCTTAACGGATATGAAATAGCTTCCGGATCACAACGTATCCATAATGCAGATTTGCAAAATAAAATATTTTCTATTTTAGAGTTATCTCCAGAGAGTATAAAAGAAAAATTCGGCTTCTTTATAGATGCCTTAAGTTTTGGCACACCACCACATTTAGGAATTGCTTTAGGTTTAGATCGTATTATGATGGTGCTGACAGGAGCTGAAGGTATTCGAGAAGTGATAGCTTTCCCAAAAACTCAAAAGGCTGCAGATTTAATGATGAATGCGCCTGCGGAAATTATGACTTCCCAATTAAAAGAACTAAATATTAAGGTAACTTCTTAA
- a CDS encoding FKBP-type peptidyl-prolyl cis-trans isomerase yields the protein MKKRWHLIIITMVVSFSIASCDSSSQGGDQTEQVGEKSTANDSQLSVNQQISRTFGHLLARQLRKSEDIMMDITEVAKGLQAELECKSAPLTESEYEEKMAEIQQLVFEKKAKENLSLAERFLQENKKNAGVVEVQADKLQYRIVKEGAGKAISGKPSALLHYKGTFINGQVFSSSEANKEPILLPLGQTIPGFALGMQGMKEGETRILYIHPDLAYGTAGQLPPNSLLIFEISLIETTDDSVATKNTENKNTAS from the coding sequence ATGAAAAAACGATGGCATTTAATTATAATAACAATGGTTGTGTCCTTTTCCATTGCTTCCTGTGATTCGAGTTCTCAAGGTGGGGACCAAACAGAACAAGTTGGGGAAAAAAGCACTGCTAATGATTCACAACTTTCTGTAAATCAACAGATATCGCGCACTTTCGGTCATTTGCTAGCAAGACAGTTACGCAAATCAGAAGATATCATGATGGATATCACTGAGGTTGCTAAAGGTTTGCAAGCTGAGTTAGAATGCAAAAGCGCACCTTTAACTGAATCAGAATATGAGGAAAAAATGGCAGAAATACAGCAATTGGTTTTCGAGAAGAAAGCGAAAGAAAATCTCTCCCTAGCAGAAAGATTCCTACAAGAGAATAAGAAAAATGCTGGTGTTGTGGAAGTGCAGGCTGATAAATTGCAATACCGTATTGTAAAAGAAGGTGCTGGGAAAGCCATTTCAGGTAAGCCTTCGGCACTTCTTCATTACAAAGGCACTTTTATTAATGGTCAAGTATTTAGCAGCTCAGAAGCTAATAAAGAACCCATCCTTCTTCCTTTAGGACAAACAATACCAGGATTTGCCTTAGGAATGCAGGGCATGAAAGAAGGTGAAACTCGTATCCTTTATATTCATCCTGATTTAGCCTACGGAACCGCCGGTCAATTACCTCCAAACTCTCTATTGATTTTTGAAATTAGTTTAATTGAAACTACAGATGATTCTGTAGCCACAAAAAATACAGAGAATAAAAATACGGCTTCATGA
- a CDS encoding tRNA (cytidine(34)-2'-O)-methyltransferase, producing MKVVLYNPDIPQNTGNIGRTCIALGAELILVRPLGFSLLDKFVKRAGMDYWDKVNLSVVDSLDEALSGVDQNKVFCLSTKGSQYYGDVSLPMDGVYVFGSESKGLPEEVLKKYHNHCYYLPMKPGIRSLNLATTVGVVLFEAVRQNNQSACIRNGD from the coding sequence ATGAAAGTAGTTCTCTATAATCCTGATATTCCCCAAAACACGGGGAATATAGGAAGAACTTGTATAGCTCTAGGTGCTGAATTAATTTTAGTGAGGCCCCTAGGGTTTTCTTTGCTGGATAAATTTGTTAAGCGCGCAGGAATGGATTACTGGGATAAGGTCAATCTATCTGTTGTGGATTCTTTAGACGAAGCTCTATCCGGAGTAGATCAAAACAAAGTGTTCTGTCTTTCAACCAAAGGTTCACAATACTATGGGGATGTTTCTCTTCCTATGGATGGTGTATATGTTTTTGGTTCTGAATCAAAGGGCTTGCCTGAAGAGGTATTAAAAAAATACCACAACCACTGTTATTACTTGCCCATGAAGCCTGGAATCAGGTCTCTGAATTTAGCAACAACTGTGGGTGTAGTGCTTTTTGAAGCAGTTCGACAAAATAATCAAAGTGCTTGTATTCGTAACGGGGATTAA
- the trxA gene encoding thioredoxin: MVKVVSAENFNSFIATGLVLIDFFAEWCGPCKMLTPVLESLATEVPSVLIGKVNIDDHPAPAEQYGVSSIPTLILFKDGKEIDRVVGLKDKDSLIKLINQHS; this comes from the coding sequence ATGGTCAAAGTCGTATCTGCTGAAAATTTCAATTCCTTTATCGCCACGGGCCTAGTACTTATAGATTTTTTTGCTGAATGGTGTGGCCCTTGCAAAATGCTAACTCCCGTATTAGAAAGTCTTGCAACAGAAGTCCCCTCAGTGCTCATTGGAAAAGTAAACATAGATGACCATCCTGCACCAGCAGAACAGTACGGTGTTTCTTCAATTCCTACTCTAATTCTATTTAAAGATGGGAAAGAGATCGATCGTGTAGTCGGACTAAAAGACAAGGATTCTTTGATTAAGCTAATTAATCAGCACTCTTAA
- a CDS encoding DUF2709 domain-containing protein: MNISGSIKQKLLQFLGKQKAPELLATYLFYLEQALNINPVVFVRDKIIFKTPEDAIRILEEDKKIWRETEIQICSGKPEVNEHTKRIYICPFTGKVFADNVYADPQDAIYDWLSSCPQNTERQSGVRVKRFLVSDDPSMIKEYIVPPKEPIVKTVFASAITGKLFHSLPTLIEDFASAYLRPMTLEEVQNQNKFQLEGTFLSLLQDALVEEKIAEFVESLADDTAFHVYISQWVDTEE; this comes from the coding sequence ATGAATATTTCTGGAAGTATCAAGCAGAAACTTCTCCAGTTTTTGGGAAAACAAAAAGCACCAGAATTGTTGGCCACGTATCTATTTTATCTAGAACAAGCTCTAAATATAAATCCTGTGGTTTTCGTTCGTGACAAAATCATTTTTAAAACTCCAGAAGATGCTATTCGAATTCTTGAGGAAGACAAAAAGATTTGGCGCGAAACAGAGATACAAATTTGCTCTGGGAAACCAGAAGTTAATGAACACACAAAAAGAATCTATATTTGTCCTTTCACTGGGAAGGTGTTTGCTGACAACGTGTATGCTGATCCTCAAGACGCTATTTATGATTGGCTGTCTTCCTGTCCTCAGAATACAGAGCGCCAAAGTGGTGTTCGTGTAAAACGTTTCCTTGTGTCCGACGATCCAAGTATGATCAAAGAATACATAGTTCCTCCTAAAGAGCCAATTGTTAAAACTGTTTTTGCCTCTGCTATTACAGGAAAACTATTCCATAGCCTACCAACGCTTATAGAAGATTTTGCCTCTGCATATTTGCGCCCTATGACTTTGGAAGAAGTGCAAAATCAAAATAAGTTCCAATTGGAAGGTACTTTCTTATCTTTACTACAAGATGCTCTCGTCGAAGAAAAAATTGCTGAGTTTGTAGAAAGCTTGGCGGATGATACAGCCTTTCATGTATATATTAGTCAATGGGTAGATACAGAAGAGTAA